Genomic DNA from Bacillota bacterium:
CCAGAGCGGCCGCAGTGCCGGTGGCCGCAAGGGACGCCGCGGTGGCCGCCGCAGCGCCGGGATCGATTACGATTACAGCTACGCCAGCGCCGATGCCGGTACTAAGGCCACCACCAAACTAGGCGATGTCTATGCCGACCTCTTCGCGCAGTTCGGCCTGACCGAGACCAAGAGTGAGAAGGCCGAAACCAAGCCCGCGCCCAAGCCTGAAGTGAAGGCCGAAGCACCTCAACCTAAGCCCGAACCGGCGGCTAAACCCGAGGCTGAGGTCGAGCCCGAAAACGTGATCGATGCGGCTGAAGCCGCCGCGCTCCTTACGGCAGCCTTCCGGCTAGGTAAGCGTCCTAGCTTGGAGCCGGAGAAACCGCGAGAGCCGGAAGAGTCCGAAACGCCTCAGGCCTAAAGTAGCTTTCGCTAGGCTACCCCCGTGCAGTTTGCGGGGGTAGCTGTTTTTTCTAGCCTGACTCGTCGTATTTGTGACACTTGACTATGACCTCGTTTAAGAGCACCTCTCGCGGCACTTCGCTTTTGCATCGATCATATGCAATTGGGCAGCGGCCTGCGAACTTGCACCCCGCTCTCAGATACTCCCCGTACTCGCTATCGGCCAGAGCTATCTTCTCGGTCCATTTCTTCTCAGGATCGTTCTCGGGGACCGACTCGCGGAGAAGTTTTGTGTAGGGGTGCTTGGGGGCAAGGAGCACCTCCTCCACCGGCCCCATCTCGACAATGTTCCCCCGGAACATGATGGCGATGCGATCGCTGACATAATATGCGGTGGCAAGATCGTGAGTAATGTAGAGAACGCTAAGTTTAAACTCCTCCTTGAGCCTCTTAAAAAAGTTCACTATCGACATTCGCAGCGAGGCGTCAGCCATTGACACCGGCTCATCGGCGATCAACAGGGATGGGTTAGTCAAGAGTGCCCGGGCGATGGAGGCGCGCTGCAGCTGCCCACCAGAAAACTCATTTGGGTACCGGCCGTGGACCTCCTCAAAGGAGAGCCCGACGGTTTTGAGTTTTAGGTCGATCAGATCCACGGCATCTTTTCTGCTCCGGATCGTATGGTTATTAAAGTTATGAACCGTCTCGAAGAAGAAGTCATCTACCGGCCTCAGCGGGTTAAAGGTTTCAAAAGGGTTTTGGAAGATGGCTTGGACATCCTTCATAAACTCACGCTGCTTGAGTCGCCATGCCGAGAGGGGCTTGTCTTTGAAGGAGATTTCGCCCGCCGTCGGTTCCTCAAAGCCCAAGACCATCTTGGCGGTAGTGGTTTTGCCACACCCGCTTTCACCGGCCAGGGCAAAGATCTCAGCCGGCCCGACGTGAAACGAGATGTTATCTACGGCGGTGATCTTGGTCCGAGAGAGCATGCTCCCGATAGAGAATGTCTTCGTCAAACTCCTAACCTCAAGGAGCCTCGCCACCTGTGCCTCCTATTAACCAACAGGCGACCCTGCGGTTGCCTTCCAGCTCCACTAACTCCGGCATCCGCTCCCGGCAAGCGTCAAAGGCGTGTGGGCACCTGGGATGAAAGGCGCAGCTACCGGGCAGATTGGCCAGTGAAGGCGGGCTCCCCGGAGCGCTCTCTTTGGCGGCCCGGTCTCCAAATCGCGGCAGCGACTTGATTAAGAACCTGGTATAAGGGTGCTGCGGGTTTTTAAAGATCTCTTTAGTATCAGCTTCCTCGACCACCTT
This window encodes:
- a CDS encoding ABC transporter ATP-binding protein yields the protein MLSRTKITAVDNISFHVGPAEIFALAGESGCGKTTTAKMVLGFEEPTAGEISFKDKPLSAWRLKQREFMKDVQAIFQNPFETFNPLRPVDDFFFETVHNFNNHTIRSRKDAVDLIDLKLKTVGLSFEEVHGRYPNEFSGGQLQRASIARALLTNPSLLIADEPVSMADASLRMSIVNFFKRLKEEFKLSVLYITHDLATAYYVSDRIAIMFRGNIVEMGPVEEVLLAPKHPYTKLLRESVPENDPEKKWTEKIALADSEYGEYLRAGCKFAGRCPIAYDRCKSEVPREVLLNEVIVKCHKYDESG